From the Daucus carota subsp. sativus chromosome 8, DH1 v3.0, whole genome shotgun sequence genome, one window contains:
- the LOC108197959 gene encoding uncharacterized mitochondrial protein AtMg00810-like: MWNAKLVAELLSQGFIQSKNDYSLFVRNKDGKICIAAVYMDDVFIKDLGTVHYFLGIEIDYTNNGFILSQRKFARELLKAADCDVSKSVVTPLPVHLKLSKSDGDLIDNPEKYRSLVGKLNYLTNTRPDLAYVVQTLSQFMNEPKTTHWSSLEHTLKYVNSTLHQGFLLNSSDNLKLQAFSDADWASCPDSRRSITGYILLFGNSPVTWKSKKQPTVSKSSSEAEYRAMAAAASEVTWAVRLLEDLGVTELKPVTLHCDNQSALYIAKNLVFHERTKHIELDCHFTRDKVLEALLQLTYLPTKSQLADVFTKVSPSVQFNSLLTKLGVCSSDTPNLRGDVENPAHGQRCKAASNYKNDPECSDDVKLPP; this comes from the exons ATGTGGAATGCCAAGTTGGTAGCAGAATTACTCAGTCAAGGATTTATACAAAGCAAGAATGATTATAGTTTGTTTGTCAGAAATAAAGATGGAAAGATCTGCATAGCAGCTGTCTATATGGATGATGTTTT TATCAAAGATTTGGGAACAGTACATTACTTTTTGGGAATAGAGATTGATTATACCAATAATGGCTTCATTCTAAGTCAAAGAAAGTTTGCCAGAGAATTGCTGAAAGCTGCAGACTGTGATGTATCAAAATCTGTAGTTACTCCATTGCCAGTACATCTTAAACTCAGTAAATCAGATGGTGATTTAATTGACAACCCTGAGAAGTACAGGTCCCTAGTAGGGAAATTGAATTACCTAACAAATACAAGGCCTGACTTGGCCTATGTGGTACAGACCTTGAGTCAATTCATGAATGAACCAAAGACTACTCATTGGTCATCTTTAGAACACACTCTAAAGTATGTGAATTCAACTTTACATCAAGGATTTTTGTTGAACTCTTCAGACAATTTGAAGCTCCAAGCTTTCTCAGATGCAGATTGGGCTTCTTGTCCAGATTCAAGAAGGAGTATCACTGGATATATACTTCTGTTTGGTAACTCTCCAGTTACTTGGAAGTCAAAGAAACAGCCTACAGTGTCTAAATCTTCATCTGAGGCTGAGTACAGAGCTATGGCAGCTGCTGCATCTGAGGTTACTTGGGCAGTTAGGTTACTTGAAGATTTGGGTGTTACTGAATTAAAACCAGTCACTCTACATTGTGACAATCAAAGTGCTTTGTATATAGCCAAGAATCTTGTTTTTCATGAAAGAACTAAGCACATAGAGCTTGATTGCCACTTCACTAGAGATAAGGTCTTAGAAGCTTTACTTCAGCTGACTTATCTTCCAACTAAATCCCAGCTTGCTGATGTGTTCACCAAGGTTTCACCTTCTGTCCAATTCAATTCTCTATTAACCAAGTTAGGAGTTTGTTCCTCAGACACTCCTAACTTGAGGGGGGATGTTGAGAATCCAGCTCATGGACAAAGGTGCAAGGCTGCATCAAACTACAAGAATGATCCAGAATGTTCAGATGATGTCAAGTTGCCACCCTGA